From Phaeocystidibacter marisrubri, the proteins below share one genomic window:
- a CDS encoding LptF/LptG family permease, with the protein MKRLDQYVLSSFVKVFIPTLLVSIFTLMMQLLWKYIDDLVGRGIEWYYIVELLFFWSAQVVPMALPIAVLLSSIMTFGGFGEHYELAAMRSSGVSLYRIMRPVIVLMSLIAFGMFFFSNNVIPVANFKGENLLINISRQKPAFNLTPGVFYDGIDGYSIKIGGKDENKIYDVFIYDFSEDTRKQNKVIMAREGVMRLIENESWLEFTLIDGHSYEELPASRRDDREDGLHLKSSFDETILRISLVSLAQGNLGEVNRRRHFRMMNVDQLVVAYDSLVDQLAVRQDAMAEVMTHKYWFNEVNVDSSYELSRGPHFLETVPPSLRKRAIENGRRTAQNNRSQYADQKDEYDYREEYMARHLIEWHKKFAVSVGCLILFFVGAPFGAIIRKGGVGFPFVISIVIFLIYHVMITTFEKFGRQGSLPEFWAVWLPSLILLPIGIFLTVKAARDSSVLDAESYLRPFRWIVQRLKARKQNERATDTV; encoded by the coding sequence ATGAAACGCCTAGATCAATACGTATTATCCAGCTTTGTAAAAGTGTTTATACCCACCTTATTGGTGAGTATTTTCACTTTGATGATGCAGCTTCTGTGGAAGTACATTGATGACCTTGTTGGTAGAGGGATTGAATGGTACTACATCGTGGAGCTGCTTTTCTTTTGGTCGGCACAGGTAGTACCTATGGCTCTTCCCATCGCCGTGCTCCTCAGTTCTATCATGACCTTTGGAGGTTTTGGAGAACACTACGAATTAGCCGCTATGCGCTCTTCTGGAGTATCGCTGTATCGCATCATGCGTCCGGTAATCGTCCTGATGTCGCTCATCGCCTTTGGAATGTTCTTCTTCTCCAACAACGTCATTCCTGTAGCCAATTTCAAAGGAGAAAATCTACTCATCAATATATCCCGACAAAAACCGGCGTTTAACTTGACTCCTGGTGTTTTCTACGATGGGATTGATGGGTATTCCATCAAGATTGGTGGTAAGGATGAGAACAAGATTTACGACGTTTTCATTTATGATTTCTCTGAAGACACCCGAAAGCAGAACAAAGTAATCATGGCTCGCGAAGGCGTGATGCGTTTGATTGAGAATGAATCATGGCTCGAGTTTACACTCATTGATGGGCATAGCTACGAAGAACTTCCTGCAAGCCGAAGAGACGACCGAGAAGACGGACTGCACTTGAAGTCGTCTTTTGATGAAACCATTCTCCGTATTTCCTTGGTGAGCTTAGCTCAGGGCAATCTGGGAGAGGTGAATCGCCGCAGACACTTCAGAATGATGAACGTGGATCAGTTGGTTGTTGCCTACGATTCACTGGTCGATCAACTCGCTGTTCGTCAGGATGCCATGGCCGAGGTGATGACACATAAGTACTGGTTTAATGAGGTGAATGTGGATTCTTCCTATGAATTATCACGTGGACCACATTTCTTGGAAACCGTTCCACCATCTCTTCGCAAACGCGCCATTGAGAACGGCAGACGCACGGCTCAAAACAACCGAAGTCAGTATGCTGATCAAAAGGATGAGTACGACTACCGCGAGGAATATATGGCACGTCATCTCATCGAATGGCACAAGAAGTTCGCTGTGAGCGTAGGCTGTTTGATTCTCTTCTTTGTGGGGGCACCATTTGGCGCAATCATTCGAAAAGGTGGAGTTGGTTTTCCATTTGTCATCAGTATTGTGATCTTCTTGATTTACCATGTCATGATCACCACCTTCGAAAAATTCGGCAGACAAGGATCGCTTCCTGAATTCTGGGCCGTTTGGCTCCCCTCTCTCATTCTATTGCCTATTGGCATCTTCTTAACCGTAAAAGCAGCACGTGATTCTTCGGTATTAGACGCGGAGTCTTACCTTCGTCCGTTCCGTTGGATCGTTCAACGCCTCAAGGCTAGAAAGCAGAATGAAAGAGCTACTGATACTGTGTAA
- the ribB gene encoding 3,4-dihydroxy-2-butanone-4-phosphate synthase, whose amino-acid sequence MSGNQQSEHKSALNTIEEAIEDIRNGKVVIVVDDEDRENEGDFVAAAELVTPEMINFMATHGRGLICTPLIDSRCEELDLHLMVNKNTDPMHTSFTVSIDLIGNGVTTGISASDRAKTVKALVDPNTKPEDLGRPGHIFPLIAKPGGVLRRTGHTEAAIDLARLAGLAPAGVIVEIMNEDGTMARLPQLLDIAKEHDLKVVSIEDLVAYRMQKESLITLRESFDIDTEFGKFTLHAFEQTTNGQVHLALTKGEWSKDEPLMVRVHSAGVGNDIFHLLTQSPAHQLERAMKAVEKEGKGVIVYMNQHQMAGSLLDRLREYRTSLEGGETPARSTSFTKDTRDYGIGAQILHELGVSKLRLLTNHPIKRVGIIGYGLEIIENVTMD is encoded by the coding sequence ATGTCTGGCAACCAACAAAGCGAGCACAAAAGCGCTCTTAATACCATTGAAGAAGCCATTGAGGATATCCGCAATGGCAAAGTGGTAATCGTAGTGGATGATGAAGACCGTGAAAATGAAGGAGACTTCGTTGCCGCAGCGGAACTCGTTACTCCAGAAATGATAAACTTCATGGCCACTCATGGTCGTGGATTAATTTGTACCCCACTCATCGACAGTAGATGTGAGGAATTGGATCTCCATTTGATGGTGAATAAAAACACCGATCCAATGCACACCTCCTTCACTGTGAGCATCGACCTCATTGGAAACGGTGTAACCACAGGGATTTCTGCCAGCGACCGTGCGAAAACGGTTAAGGCTCTTGTAGATCCAAATACCAAGCCGGAAGACCTTGGTAGACCGGGACACATCTTCCCACTTATCGCTAAACCAGGCGGCGTACTGCGCAGAACAGGGCACACCGAAGCTGCCATTGACCTCGCTCGACTAGCGGGCTTGGCACCTGCCGGAGTGATTGTGGAGATCATGAACGAAGACGGTACCATGGCTCGCCTTCCGCAACTTCTTGATATTGCGAAAGAGCACGATCTCAAGGTGGTATCTATCGAGGATTTGGTTGCCTACCGCATGCAGAAAGAATCGCTGATTACATTGCGCGAATCCTTCGACATCGACACCGAATTCGGGAAATTCACGCTACACGCTTTTGAACAAACCACCAATGGACAAGTGCATTTGGCACTGACCAAAGGAGAATGGAGTAAAGATGAACCTCTAATGGTTCGCGTTCACAGCGCAGGTGTGGGTAATGATATCTTCCACTTACTTACTCAATCTCCAGCTCATCAGCTGGAACGTGCAATGAAAGCCGTAGAGAAAGAAGGAAAAGGCGTAATCGTGTATATGAACCAACATCAGATGGCTGGTTCGTTACTCGACCGACTTCGCGAATACAGAACTTCACTAGAAGGCGGAGAAACTCCAGCGCGCAGTACTTCATTTACAAAGGATACACGCGATTACGGAATAGGCGCTCAGATTCTACATGAATTGGGCGTTTCTAAACTCCGCCTCCTCACCAATCATCCGATTAAACGCGTTGGTATCATCGGGTATGGATTGGAAATCATTGAAAACGTTACTATGGATTAG
- a CDS encoding glycosyltransferase: MIVLEFIFWISVFLILWTYLGYPFLLKVLDQKKSLTPALPDHLPTVDIIFAAYNEEVVIEDKIHSIYQSDYPLDKLNIYIGSDASTDRTDEIITKLSETYSNLHLVRMPGRTGKSGIINHLVSISKSDLILGTDANIYFDRGMITSMVKSISNPVVKLVGGNIVYRDSSVEGIAKQEEQYLNYENQIKLHESNLWGTAIGVEGGCYLIERDSFITIPPLTFMEDFFITMSVLQRGDKAVFDAKALCTEDVSVDRIEEFKRKVRISLGNFQNLRRFKGLIFSRFFPVGFAFLSHKVFRWFTPIFLIVSLLCSAVLAYQPGLNLYDLLFLGQLGLLLIVAIDLILPSTIERSSPIRFVGHFYLMNFALLKGLMIYLQGVESNVWQPTKRAQKRS, from the coding sequence ATGATAGTTCTCGAGTTTATATTCTGGATATCCGTATTCCTCATCTTGTGGACCTATTTAGGGTATCCATTCTTGCTCAAGGTGCTCGACCAAAAAAAGTCCCTCACTCCAGCTCTTCCTGATCATCTTCCTACTGTAGATATCATTTTTGCAGCATACAATGAAGAGGTGGTTATTGAAGATAAGATTCACTCCATTTATCAAAGTGATTACCCACTTGACAAATTGAACATCTATATCGGTTCCGACGCGAGTACGGATAGAACCGATGAAATCATTACAAAGTTGAGTGAAACATATTCCAATCTTCACTTGGTGCGAATGCCAGGAAGGACCGGAAAATCAGGAATTATCAATCACTTGGTTTCCATCTCTAAGTCGGATTTAATCTTAGGTACGGATGCCAACATCTACTTTGATCGCGGCATGATCACCTCCATGGTGAAGTCCATATCCAATCCCGTTGTGAAACTCGTTGGTGGTAATATCGTGTACCGAGATTCATCGGTGGAGGGCATTGCAAAACAGGAAGAACAGTATCTGAACTACGAAAACCAGATAAAACTGCATGAATCCAACCTATGGGGCACAGCAATTGGCGTAGAAGGTGGATGTTACCTCATTGAGCGTGATTCCTTCATCACCATCCCTCCCCTCACCTTCATGGAAGATTTCTTCATTACCATGAGCGTGCTCCAGCGTGGAGATAAGGCTGTATTTGATGCCAAAGCCCTCTGTACCGAAGACGTTTCTGTGGATCGCATTGAAGAATTCAAGCGCAAAGTGCGAATAAGCTTGGGGAATTTTCAAAACCTCCGACGATTTAAGGGACTCATTTTTAGTCGCTTTTTTCCAGTAGGCTTTGCATTCCTGTCCCACAAAGTATTCCGTTGGTTTACCCCTATCTTCCTGATCGTATCGCTGTTATGTTCGGCCGTACTCGCCTATCAACCGGGATTAAACCTGTACGACCTATTATTCTTAGGTCAGCTCGGTCTCTTGCTTATTGTTGCAATAGACCTCATCCTACCCAGCACTATCGAAAGAAGTTCACCGATACGCTTCGTAGGTCATTTTTATTTGATGAACTTTGCCCTCCTGAAAGGGTTGATGATTTATTTACAAGGAGTTGAAAGCAATGTCTGGCAACCAACAAAGCGAGCACAAAAGCGCTCTTAA
- a CDS encoding LolA family protein encodes MRYIITSLALALSTFTFGQATNTQAKSLLEEVKANLLSYSDQSLTFTNKIEFPTGNPDNPRQARESTGKVTIVGENYKLETAGQVVYLNGNRAYVVNEDDEEVDVRILEDSDMAFTPNGVLARFESGSSLAMAGKETIDGKTIQYIKVRPNGSEEIRDIVLGIDMSTKRVYSYTEYDTDDVIKTITITSYSVNSGINASEVTFNRDDYSGWRINEPRSRGRR; translated from the coding sequence ATGCGATATATTATAACTTCCTTAGCCCTAGCGCTAAGTACATTTACTTTTGGTCAAGCAACCAACACTCAAGCCAAGAGCTTACTTGAGGAAGTAAAGGCGAACCTCCTCTCCTACTCCGACCAATCTCTCACTTTTACGAATAAGATTGAATTTCCAACTGGAAATCCAGACAACCCAAGACAGGCTCGTGAAAGCACGGGTAAAGTGACTATTGTTGGAGAGAACTACAAGCTCGAAACTGCGGGACAAGTAGTCTACTTGAACGGCAATCGCGCCTATGTAGTGAACGAAGACGACGAAGAAGTAGATGTGCGCATCTTGGAAGACAGCGACATGGCCTTCACTCCAAACGGGGTTCTGGCTCGCTTTGAAAGTGGATCTAGCCTTGCAATGGCAGGTAAAGAAACCATTGACGGTAAAACGATACAGTACATCAAAGTTCGTCCGAACGGAAGCGAAGAAATCCGCGATATTGTGTTGGGGATTGATATGTCCACCAAACGCGTGTACTCTTACACCGAATACGACACCGACGACGTTATTAAGACCATCACGATTACTTCTTATTCGGTGAACTCTGGTATTAATGCTTCGGAAGTAACCTTCAACCGCGACGATTATTCTGGTTGGAGAATAAATGAGCCTCGCAGTCGCGGCCGTAGATGA
- a CDS encoding glycosyltransferase — MKELLILCNKFPFPPRDGSSIAMASNIRGLLSAGAKLTVIALNTDKHYVENPESQVPEGIEWHIHPVNTTPSILGALSNLCFSSRSYMVSRFDIEEVREMVKRAIKKREYDAAIVDGLFMMPYADELKSAGIPIVLRAHNVEHHIWNRQIQQETSPLKKWYLNIQNTRLEKYEVAACGQSDSIVAITQEDAKWFAKCSTPVHVMPCGIQPNSYPEYGSKEPDVFHIGAMDWIPNVDGIRWFAQKVWPEILKRDAQAVFHLAGRDSDTLNLHQPQRGFFVEGRVESASDFYAKHGIFVVPLLAGSGMRIKVMEALAYGKAIVGTRVAVEGIPIENGVHAYIADRPEDFAIAVIKLIQDAGERERLGHEARKLAMRIFDENKLAEDLLNRLPTRK, encoded by the coding sequence ATGAAAGAGCTACTGATACTGTGTAACAAGTTCCCCTTTCCTCCTCGTGATGGCAGCTCCATCGCTATGGCGAGCAATATTCGCGGACTCCTAAGTGCTGGTGCTAAATTGACCGTGATTGCACTCAACACGGATAAACACTATGTTGAGAATCCAGAATCACAGGTTCCCGAAGGAATTGAATGGCACATTCATCCCGTAAACACCACTCCATCTATCCTAGGTGCACTCTCGAACCTTTGCTTCTCGTCCCGTTCATACATGGTTTCGAGATTTGACATTGAAGAGGTACGAGAGATGGTGAAGCGCGCCATTAAAAAGCGAGAATATGACGCGGCTATAGTAGACGGCCTGTTTATGATGCCCTATGCTGATGAATTGAAATCAGCGGGTATACCTATCGTACTTCGCGCACACAATGTGGAACATCACATCTGGAATCGTCAAATTCAACAAGAAACTTCTCCACTCAAGAAGTGGTACCTCAACATACAAAACACACGACTGGAGAAATACGAAGTAGCAGCCTGTGGCCAGTCGGATAGCATCGTTGCCATCACCCAAGAAGACGCCAAGTGGTTTGCCAAATGTAGTACTCCTGTGCACGTAATGCCTTGTGGAATTCAGCCGAATTCCTATCCCGAATACGGTTCCAAAGAACCCGATGTTTTTCACATTGGCGCCATGGATTGGATTCCCAATGTGGATGGTATTCGCTGGTTTGCCCAAAAAGTGTGGCCAGAAATCCTCAAGCGCGATGCTCAAGCCGTCTTCCATCTAGCCGGAAGAGATTCTGATACCCTCAACTTGCACCAACCTCAACGTGGATTCTTTGTGGAAGGTAGAGTTGAATCAGCATCCGACTTTTATGCCAAGCACGGAATCTTTGTGGTCCCACTCCTGGCAGGATCTGGGATGCGAATCAAAGTGATGGAAGCCTTGGCATACGGCAAAGCCATTGTGGGAACCCGTGTAGCCGTTGAAGGTATTCCTATTGAAAACGGAGTGCATGCGTACATTGCCGATCGACCAGAAGACTTTGCCATAGCTGTGATAAAACTCATCCAAGACGCGGGAGAAAGAGAAAGATTGGGACATGAAGCTCGCAAACTTGCCATGCGTATCTTTGACGAGAATAAATTGGCCGAAGACCTATTGAATCGTCTTCCCACCCGAAAATGA
- a CDS encoding FtsK/SpoIIIE family DNA translocase, with product MAKKKTKESKAKSTPKVPLLESWKAAAKDRSVHVVFGLALIFIGVFMTIAFISFLGSWSNDQSAFQQSFLELVGNPDFKVHNVLSKVGASLGQIFVYRWFGIAAFGVPVLLTFIGLRISFKYSPYPLLKVFRVVIFSSIWLSAFMAYLGNVNHNVFAGGVGYYTARYMDSLLGNIGSLLLFIFTLLAWLILVMKVTPDTMANGAKSLFARFKREAKEIIPESNSSAPVQSVEVDDEDIEDEDLEIEDESSVEIDFDEEPEPERVQPEPEPEPETPDVPESEIELEPVVEEKTVADSTKSDEGPEFDVEEAAAEEALSEKEVNKKVKDFGEYDPKLDLSRFKLPPLDLLVEHGDGNINIDQAELEEHKNNIVNTLQNYKISIAKIKATIGPTVTLYEIVPEAGVRISRIKNLEDDIALSLAALGIRIIAPIPGRGTIGIEVPNKNASIVSMRAVLTSEKFQNSKFELPIALGKTISNETFVTDLAKMPHLLMAGATGQGKSVGLNAILASILYKKHPSQVKFVLVDPKKVELTLYNKIERHYLAKLPDTEDAIITDTSKVINTLNSLCIEMDNRYELLKGAMVRNIKEYNAKFIQRKLNPEEGHKYLPYIVLVIDEFADLIMTAGKEVETPIARLAQLARAIGIHLIVATQRPSVNVITGIIKANFPARIAFRVTSKIDSRTILDAGGADQLIGKGDMLFSSGNDLIRLQCAFLDTPEVDEITEYIGNQQAYPEAYLLPEYVGEEGGGGGGALADEDRDALFEDAARIVVIHQQGSASLLQRKLKLGYNRAGRIVDQLEAAGIIGPFEGSKARQVLVPDEVSLEQKLNPGNSTLDS from the coding sequence ATGGCAAAGAAGAAAACAAAAGAAAGCAAAGCGAAGAGCACTCCCAAAGTGCCTTTGTTAGAAAGTTGGAAAGCCGCTGCGAAAGATCGCAGTGTGCATGTGGTATTTGGATTGGCCCTGATATTCATCGGAGTGTTCATGACCATTGCCTTCATCTCGTTTTTGGGATCTTGGTCGAACGATCAAAGCGCATTCCAACAGTCCTTTCTCGAGCTAGTAGGCAATCCCGATTTCAAAGTACACAACGTACTGAGTAAAGTCGGAGCCTCTCTAGGACAAATTTTCGTGTACCGCTGGTTTGGCATTGCAGCGTTTGGAGTTCCTGTGCTGCTTACTTTCATCGGACTCCGAATCAGCTTTAAATATTCACCTTACCCACTTCTTAAAGTTTTCAGAGTTGTCATTTTCAGCTCGATCTGGCTTTCTGCTTTCATGGCCTACTTGGGCAATGTAAATCACAACGTATTTGCCGGAGGTGTTGGTTATTACACCGCACGCTACATGGATTCCCTCCTCGGGAACATCGGTAGCTTGCTCCTATTCATCTTTACCCTACTCGCATGGTTAATCCTTGTGATGAAGGTTACACCCGACACCATGGCAAATGGAGCAAAATCGCTCTTTGCCAGATTTAAACGCGAAGCGAAAGAGATTATTCCAGAGTCTAATTCCTCTGCCCCTGTTCAGTCTGTTGAAGTAGATGATGAAGATATAGAGGATGAAGATCTTGAAATAGAGGACGAATCTTCTGTTGAAATTGACTTTGACGAAGAGCCTGAACCGGAGAGGGTTCAACCGGAACCAGAGCCTGAACCCGAAACACCTGATGTTCCGGAAAGCGAAATTGAATTGGAACCTGTAGTGGAGGAAAAGACGGTAGCTGATTCAACAAAAAGTGATGAAGGACCAGAATTTGATGTTGAAGAAGCCGCAGCCGAAGAGGCACTTTCTGAGAAGGAAGTGAATAAAAAGGTGAAGGATTTTGGCGAGTATGATCCAAAGCTCGACTTATCCCGCTTTAAACTCCCACCACTCGACCTACTGGTTGAACACGGAGATGGCAACATCAATATCGATCAAGCTGAACTTGAGGAACACAAGAACAACATCGTTAACACGCTTCAGAACTACAAGATCAGCATTGCAAAGATCAAAGCTACCATTGGACCAACGGTTACTTTGTACGAGATTGTTCCAGAAGCTGGAGTTCGTATTTCAAGAATCAAAAACCTGGAAGACGATATCGCGTTGAGTTTGGCCGCATTGGGTATCCGAATCATTGCACCTATTCCTGGTCGCGGTACTATTGGTATTGAAGTGCCGAATAAGAATGCCAGCATCGTATCGATGAGAGCGGTTCTCACTTCAGAAAAATTCCAAAACAGCAAGTTTGAGCTTCCTATAGCATTGGGTAAGACCATTTCTAATGAGACGTTTGTAACCGACCTTGCAAAGATGCCTCACCTCCTCATGGCAGGTGCAACAGGTCAAGGTAAGTCGGTGGGATTAAATGCCATTCTTGCCAGTATCCTTTACAAGAAGCATCCTTCGCAAGTGAAGTTCGTTTTGGTGGATCCGAAGAAGGTAGAATTGACGCTTTACAATAAGATTGAACGTCATTATCTAGCAAAACTTCCAGATACAGAAGATGCGATTATCACGGATACCAGCAAGGTGATCAACACGCTGAACTCGCTTTGTATTGAAATGGACAACCGTTACGAATTGCTGAAAGGCGCCATGGTTCGTAACATTAAGGAATACAACGCCAAGTTCATCCAGCGCAAGCTGAATCCAGAAGAGGGACACAAATACTTGCCATACATCGTATTGGTTATTGACGAATTTGCGGACTTGATCATGACCGCAGGTAAGGAGGTTGAAACGCCTATTGCTCGTTTGGCTCAGCTTGCTCGTGCAATTGGAATTCACCTGATTGTCGCCACACAGCGTCCATCAGTTAACGTGATTACCGGTATCATAAAGGCAAACTTCCCTGCACGAATCGCCTTCCGCGTCACTTCTAAAATCGACTCTCGAACCATCTTGGATGCCGGTGGAGCCGATCAGCTAATTGGTAAAGGGGATATGTTGTTCTCTTCTGGCAATGACCTTATCCGACTTCAATGTGCGTTCCTAGATACACCTGAAGTAGACGAAATCACTGAATACATTGGAAACCAACAGGCTTACCCCGAAGCTTATCTCTTACCGGAATACGTTGGCGAAGAAGGCGGTGGCGGCGGCGGTGCTTTGGCCGATGAAGACCGAGATGCCCTCTTTGAAGATGCCGCTCGAATTGTAGTGATACACCAACAAGGTTCAGCATCCTTGCTTCAGAGAAAGCTCAAGTTGGGTTACAACCGCGCAGGTAGAATTGTAGACCAATTAGAGGCTGCGGGTATCATTGGACCGTTTGAAGGTTCAAAAGCACGACAAGTTCTTGTTCCAGATGAAGTATCTTTGGAACAGAAATTGAATCCAGGCAATTCAACTTTAGATTCCTAA